A genomic stretch from Malus domestica chromosome 15, GDT2T_hap1 includes:
- the LOC139192125 gene encoding uncharacterized protein isoform X4, translating to MGRPKPAGDGGDECGTLPEDMELTNQMNALGLPVSFNANEKRNRTKEGRREGMRLKQTDSSLDVVGGAMEPSKVSEGDVVSPTIFDGSTSSSLCCMPMMGQSESSSSDVAAGAVEFQCPSVEGDNPENSTEITGDAVEEQDRDGILAVVCNDAQGCDPLHRGHVLNDIMRIAVSSTDLDAGRCPESCSADAAVGNDETESGENLMEHDRLECSSVASQEAELTKTCENYIPEPRCVSESISYSMCSEVLDPDGTDCQDNGDSGDWMVYWDSYCMRNHFYNINTRTSTWYPPPGMEYLASIDAICKPNDVISEVMEIDVSTDSKATNFCGASKTDSFQESITHGVSQCQPNHEISGGIELSVDTSMSDTTLSTVTVSRCPVQSDEINENNNTCNDGNPSCFFSDVQDHIASIRNKIKQFSLHVAHSIRNKIKQLISDDVCNSGLQSILAEQIDEQNTIELNNEPNEPNFCEETLKDCEDFDAFQILNTSSLSYTYTDEVYEDSNMHSGNEVLATNDLKMQLDPAVHKRKKKVRRKKIQRKLSNENKELLFQGLFKGFSADMGKYWYQRYLLFSRYDDGIKMDEEGWFSVTPELLARHHAERCGSDVIIDCFTGVGGNSIQFAQISKHVIAIDIDPTKIDYAQHNAAIYGVDDRIDFITGDFFRLAPKLKADTVFLSPPWGGPDYAKVKTYDMKTMLKPHDGYFLFNIAKEVASRIVMFLPRNVDINQLAEIALSGSQPWSLEVEKNFVNGKLKGITAYFSDMARR from the exons ATGGGCCGGCCT AAACCAGCTGGCGACGGCGGCGATG AATGTGGGACTTTGCCGGAGGATATGGAGCTTACTAACCAGATGAATGCGCTGGGGCTTCCAGTCTCATTCAACGCTAATGAG AAGAGGAACAGAACGAAGGAAGGTAGAAGAGAGGGAATGCGCCTGAAGCAAACAGACAGTTCTCTGGACGTTGTAGGTGGAGCAATGGAGCCTTCCAAAGTGAGTGAGGGAGATGTTGTTTCTCCTACGATATTTGATGGTAGCACAAGCAGTTCTTTGTGTTGTATGCCAATGATGGGCCAAAGTGAATCATCTTCCTCTGATGTTGCAGCGGGTGCCGTTGAATTTCAGTGCCCTTCTGTTGAAGGAGATAATCCAGAAAATTCAACTGAGATTACTGGTGATGCTGTCGAAGAACAAGATCGTGATGGAATATTGGCCGTCGTTTGTAATGATGCTCAGGGTTGTGACCCTTTACACAGGGGCCATGTGCTCAATGACATAATGAGAATTGCAGTGAGCTCAACTGATTTAGATGCTGGACGTTGCCCTGAAAGCTGCTCAGCAGATGCTGCTGTTGGCAATGATGAGACAGAATCCGGTGAAAATTTGATGGAGCATGACCGCTTAGAGTGTTCATCAGTGGCTTCCCAAGAAGCAGAACTTACCAAAACATGCGAGAACTATATCCCTGAACCACGATGTGTTTCTGAGTCGATTTCATATTCCATGTGTTCAGAAGTGCTTGACCCTGATGGAACTGACTGCCAAGACAACGGTGATTCCGGAGACTGGATGGTATATTGGGATTCTTATTGCATGAGAAATCACTTCTATAATATCAATACACGTACTTCCACATGGTATCCACCCCCAGGCATGGAATATTTAGCATCTATTGATGCCATATGTAAGCCAAATGATGTGATTTCTGAAGTAATGGAGATTGATGTTAGCACTGATTCAAAGGCAACAAATTTTTGTGGTGCGAGTAAAACTGATTCATTTCAAGAATCAATTACTCATGGTGTTTCACAGTGTCAGCCAAATCATGAGATCTCCGGGGGGATTGAACTTTCTGTTGACACTTCTATGTCTGATACCACTTTGTCAACTGTCACTGTAAGCAGATGTCCGGTACAGTCAGATGAAATCAATGAGAACAATAACACCTGCAACGATGGGAACCCATCATGCTTCTTCTCAGATGTCCAGGATCATATCGCTAG TATCAGAAACAAAATCAAGCAGTTTTCATTGCATGTTGCCCACAGTATCAGAAACAAAATCAAGCAGTTGATTTCTGATGATGTCTGCAACAGTGGTTTGCAATCAATTCTTGCTGAACAGATTGATGAACAAAATACTATTGAACTCAATAATGAGCCTAATGAACCTAATTTTTGTGAGGAAACTCTCAAAGATTGCGAAGATTTTGACGCGTTTCAAATATTAAATACAAGCAG CTTGTCCTATACATACACTGACGAAGTATATGAGGATAGTAATATGCATTCAGGAAATGAAGTTTTGGCAACAAACGATTTGAAAATGCAGCTTGACCCTGCTGTACATAAACGGAAGAAGAAagtgagaagaaagaaaattcagagaaaGTTATCTAATGAAAACAAAG AGCTTCTATTTCAAGGGTTGTTCAAAGGGTTTTCTGCTGATATGGGAAAATATTGGTATCAACGGTACCTATTATTCTCCAGATACGATGATGGTATAAAAATGGATGAGGAAGGATGGTTCTCTGTCACTCCAGAGCTTCTAGCTAGGCATCATGCAGAACGATGTGGTAGTGATGTCATCATTGATTGTTTTACTGGAGTTGGTGGGAATTCCATCCAATTTGCACAGAT AAGCAAACATGTAATTGCAATTGATATTGATCCAACGAAGATTGATTACGCACAGCATAATGCTGCCATCTATGGGGTTGATGACAGGATAGATTTCATAACGGGGGACTTTTTCCGCTTGGCACCAAAGCTAAAG GCAGACACGGTCTTTTTGTCACCCCCGTGGGGAGGACCTGATTATGCAAAAGTAAAGACATACGACATGAAGACAATGCTTAAGCCACATGATGG ATATTTTCTCTTTAACATTGCAAAGGAAGTTGCTTCTAGGATTGTCATGTTTCTCCCGAGAAATGTTGATATCAACCAATTAGCAGAGATCGCTCTATCTGGGTCTCAGCCATGGTCACTAGAG GTCGAGAAAAACTTCGTAAATGGCAAGTTGAAGGGGATAACTGCTTACTTTAGTGA CATGGCCAGGAGATGA
- the LOC139192125 gene encoding uncharacterized protein isoform X5 — protein MRIAVSSTDLDAGRCPESCSADAAVGNDETESGENLMEHDRLECSSVASQEAELTKTCENYIPEPRCVSESISYSMCSEVLDPDGTDCQDNGDSGDWMVYWDSYCMRNHFYNINTRTSTWYPPPGMEYLASIDAICKPNDVISEVMEIDVSTDSKATNFCGASKTDSFQESITHGVSQCQPNHEISGGIELSVDTSMSDTTLSTVTVSRCPVQSDEINENNNTCNDGNPSCFFSDVQDHIASIRNKIKQFSLHVAHSIRNKIKQLISDDVCNSGLQSILAEQIDEQNTIELNNEPNEPNFCEETLKDCEDFDAFQILNTSSLSYTYTDEVYEDSNMHSGNEVLATNDLKMQLDPAVHKRKKKVRRKKIQRKLSNENKELLFQGLFKGFSADMGKYWYQRYLLFSRYDDGIKMDEEGWFSVTPELLARHHAERCGSDVIIDCFTGVGGNSIQFAQISKHVIAIDIDPTKIDYAQHNAAIYGVDDRIDFITGDFFRLAPKLKADTVFLSPPWGGPDYAKVKTYDMKTMLKPHDGYFLFNIAKEVASRIVMFLPRNVDINQLAEIALSGSQPWSLEVEKNFVNGKLKGITAYFSDMARR, from the exons ATGAGAATTGCAGTGAGCTCAACTGATTTAGATGCTGGACGTTGCCCTGAAAGCTGCTCAGCAGATGCTGCTGTTGGCAATGATGAGACAGAATCCGGTGAAAATTTGATGGAGCATGACCGCTTAGAGTGTTCATCAGTGGCTTCCCAAGAAGCAGAACTTACCAAAACATGCGAGAACTATATCCCTGAACCACGATGTGTTTCTGAGTCGATTTCATATTCCATGTGTTCAGAAGTGCTTGACCCTGATGGAACTGACTGCCAAGACAACGGTGATTCCGGAGACTGGATGGTATATTGGGATTCTTATTGCATGAGAAATCACTTCTATAATATCAATACACGTACTTCCACATGGTATCCACCCCCAGGCATGGAATATTTAGCATCTATTGATGCCATATGTAAGCCAAATGATGTGATTTCTGAAGTAATGGAGATTGATGTTAGCACTGATTCAAAGGCAACAAATTTTTGTGGTGCGAGTAAAACTGATTCATTTCAAGAATCAATTACTCATGGTGTTTCACAGTGTCAGCCAAATCATGAGATCTCCGGGGGGATTGAACTTTCTGTTGACACTTCTATGTCTGATACCACTTTGTCAACTGTCACTGTAAGCAGATGTCCGGTACAGTCAGATGAAATCAATGAGAACAATAACACCTGCAACGATGGGAACCCATCATGCTTCTTCTCAGATGTCCAGGATCATATCGCTAG TATCAGAAACAAAATCAAGCAGTTTTCATTGCATGTTGCCCACAGTATCAGAAACAAAATCAAGCAGTTGATTTCTGATGATGTCTGCAACAGTGGTTTGCAATCAATTCTTGCTGAACAGATTGATGAACAAAATACTATTGAACTCAATAATGAGCCTAATGAACCTAATTTTTGTGAGGAAACTCTCAAAGATTGCGAAGATTTTGACGCGTTTCAAATATTAAATACAAGCAG CTTGTCCTATACATACACTGACGAAGTATATGAGGATAGTAATATGCATTCAGGAAATGAAGTTTTGGCAACAAACGATTTGAAAATGCAGCTTGACCCTGCTGTACATAAACGGAAGAAGAAagtgagaagaaagaaaattcagagaaaGTTATCTAATGAAAACAAAG AGCTTCTATTTCAAGGGTTGTTCAAAGGGTTTTCTGCTGATATGGGAAAATATTGGTATCAACGGTACCTATTATTCTCCAGATACGATGATGGTATAAAAATGGATGAGGAAGGATGGTTCTCTGTCACTCCAGAGCTTCTAGCTAGGCATCATGCAGAACGATGTGGTAGTGATGTCATCATTGATTGTTTTACTGGAGTTGGTGGGAATTCCATCCAATTTGCACAGAT AAGCAAACATGTAATTGCAATTGATATTGATCCAACGAAGATTGATTACGCACAGCATAATGCTGCCATCTATGGGGTTGATGACAGGATAGATTTCATAACGGGGGACTTTTTCCGCTTGGCACCAAAGCTAAAG GCAGACACGGTCTTTTTGTCACCCCCGTGGGGAGGACCTGATTATGCAAAAGTAAAGACATACGACATGAAGACAATGCTTAAGCCACATGATGG ATATTTTCTCTTTAACATTGCAAAGGAAGTTGCTTCTAGGATTGTCATGTTTCTCCCGAGAAATGTTGATATCAACCAATTAGCAGAGATCGCTCTATCTGGGTCTCAGCCATGGTCACTAGAG GTCGAGAAAAACTTCGTAAATGGCAAGTTGAAGGGGATAACTGCTTACTTTAGTGA CATGGCCAGGAGATGA
- the LOC139192125 gene encoding uncharacterized protein isoform X1, with the protein MVTMAELEEQGPAMRALGSIFKLTEVFLQDDGSKETKDGSFSMGRPKPAGDGGDECGTLPEDMELTNQMNALGLPVSFNANEKRNRTKEGRREGMRLKQTDSSLDVVGGAMEPSKVSEGDVVSPTIFDGSTSSSLCCMPMMGQSESSSSDVAAGAVEFQCPSVEGDNPENSTEITGDAVEEQDRDGILAVVCNDAQGCDPLHRGHVLNDIMRIAVSSTDLDAGRCPESCSADAAVGNDETESGENLMEHDRLECSSVASQEAELTKTCENYIPEPRCVSESISYSMCSEVLDPDGTDCQDNGDSGDWMVYWDSYCMRNHFYNINTRTSTWYPPPGMEYLASIDAICKPNDVISEVMEIDVSTDSKATNFCGASKTDSFQESITHGVSQCQPNHEISGGIELSVDTSMSDTTLSTVTVSRCPVQSDEINENNNTCNDGNPSCFFSDVQDHIASIRNKIKQFSLHVAHSIRNKIKQLISDDVCNSGLQSILAEQIDEQNTIELNNEPNEPNFCEETLKDCEDFDAFQILNTSSLSYTYTDEVYEDSNMHSGNEVLATNDLKMQLDPAVHKRKKKVRRKKIQRKLSNENKELLFQGLFKGFSADMGKYWYQRYLLFSRYDDGIKMDEEGWFSVTPELLARHHAERCGSDVIIDCFTGVGGNSIQFAQISKHVIAIDIDPTKIDYAQHNAAIYGVDDRIDFITGDFFRLAPKLKADTVFLSPPWGGPDYAKVKTYDMKTMLKPHDGYFLFNIAKEVASRIVMFLPRNVDINQLAEIALSGSQPWSLEVEKNFVNGKLKGITAYFSDMARR; encoded by the exons ATGGTGACTATGGCCGAACTGGAAGAGCAAGGTCCAGCCATGAGAGCTCTCGGCTCTATCTTCAAGCTCACCGAAGTCTTTCTCCA GGACGACGGCTCGAAGGAGACGAAAGACGGGTCCTTTTCCATGGGCCGGCCT AAACCAGCTGGCGACGGCGGCGATG AATGTGGGACTTTGCCGGAGGATATGGAGCTTACTAACCAGATGAATGCGCTGGGGCTTCCAGTCTCATTCAACGCTAATGAG AAGAGGAACAGAACGAAGGAAGGTAGAAGAGAGGGAATGCGCCTGAAGCAAACAGACAGTTCTCTGGACGTTGTAGGTGGAGCAATGGAGCCTTCCAAAGTGAGTGAGGGAGATGTTGTTTCTCCTACGATATTTGATGGTAGCACAAGCAGTTCTTTGTGTTGTATGCCAATGATGGGCCAAAGTGAATCATCTTCCTCTGATGTTGCAGCGGGTGCCGTTGAATTTCAGTGCCCTTCTGTTGAAGGAGATAATCCAGAAAATTCAACTGAGATTACTGGTGATGCTGTCGAAGAACAAGATCGTGATGGAATATTGGCCGTCGTTTGTAATGATGCTCAGGGTTGTGACCCTTTACACAGGGGCCATGTGCTCAATGACATAATGAGAATTGCAGTGAGCTCAACTGATTTAGATGCTGGACGTTGCCCTGAAAGCTGCTCAGCAGATGCTGCTGTTGGCAATGATGAGACAGAATCCGGTGAAAATTTGATGGAGCATGACCGCTTAGAGTGTTCATCAGTGGCTTCCCAAGAAGCAGAACTTACCAAAACATGCGAGAACTATATCCCTGAACCACGATGTGTTTCTGAGTCGATTTCATATTCCATGTGTTCAGAAGTGCTTGACCCTGATGGAACTGACTGCCAAGACAACGGTGATTCCGGAGACTGGATGGTATATTGGGATTCTTATTGCATGAGAAATCACTTCTATAATATCAATACACGTACTTCCACATGGTATCCACCCCCAGGCATGGAATATTTAGCATCTATTGATGCCATATGTAAGCCAAATGATGTGATTTCTGAAGTAATGGAGATTGATGTTAGCACTGATTCAAAGGCAACAAATTTTTGTGGTGCGAGTAAAACTGATTCATTTCAAGAATCAATTACTCATGGTGTTTCACAGTGTCAGCCAAATCATGAGATCTCCGGGGGGATTGAACTTTCTGTTGACACTTCTATGTCTGATACCACTTTGTCAACTGTCACTGTAAGCAGATGTCCGGTACAGTCAGATGAAATCAATGAGAACAATAACACCTGCAACGATGGGAACCCATCATGCTTCTTCTCAGATGTCCAGGATCATATCGCTAG TATCAGAAACAAAATCAAGCAGTTTTCATTGCATGTTGCCCACAGTATCAGAAACAAAATCAAGCAGTTGATTTCTGATGATGTCTGCAACAGTGGTTTGCAATCAATTCTTGCTGAACAGATTGATGAACAAAATACTATTGAACTCAATAATGAGCCTAATGAACCTAATTTTTGTGAGGAAACTCTCAAAGATTGCGAAGATTTTGACGCGTTTCAAATATTAAATACAAGCAG CTTGTCCTATACATACACTGACGAAGTATATGAGGATAGTAATATGCATTCAGGAAATGAAGTTTTGGCAACAAACGATTTGAAAATGCAGCTTGACCCTGCTGTACATAAACGGAAGAAGAAagtgagaagaaagaaaattcagagaaaGTTATCTAATGAAAACAAAG AGCTTCTATTTCAAGGGTTGTTCAAAGGGTTTTCTGCTGATATGGGAAAATATTGGTATCAACGGTACCTATTATTCTCCAGATACGATGATGGTATAAAAATGGATGAGGAAGGATGGTTCTCTGTCACTCCAGAGCTTCTAGCTAGGCATCATGCAGAACGATGTGGTAGTGATGTCATCATTGATTGTTTTACTGGAGTTGGTGGGAATTCCATCCAATTTGCACAGAT AAGCAAACATGTAATTGCAATTGATATTGATCCAACGAAGATTGATTACGCACAGCATAATGCTGCCATCTATGGGGTTGATGACAGGATAGATTTCATAACGGGGGACTTTTTCCGCTTGGCACCAAAGCTAAAG GCAGACACGGTCTTTTTGTCACCCCCGTGGGGAGGACCTGATTATGCAAAAGTAAAGACATACGACATGAAGACAATGCTTAAGCCACATGATGG ATATTTTCTCTTTAACATTGCAAAGGAAGTTGCTTCTAGGATTGTCATGTTTCTCCCGAGAAATGTTGATATCAACCAATTAGCAGAGATCGCTCTATCTGGGTCTCAGCCATGGTCACTAGAG GTCGAGAAAAACTTCGTAAATGGCAAGTTGAAGGGGATAACTGCTTACTTTAGTGA CATGGCCAGGAGATGA
- the LOC139192125 gene encoding uncharacterized protein isoform X3, with the protein MVTMAELEEQGPAMRALGSIFKLTEVFLQDDGSKETKDGSFSMGRPKPAGDGGDECGTLPEDMELTNQMNALGLPVSFNANEKRNRTKEGRREGMRLKQTDSSLDVVGGAMEPSKVSEGDVVSPTIFDGSTSSSLCCMPMMGQSESSSSDVAAGAVEFQCPSVEGDNPENSTEITGDAVEEQDRDGILAVVCNDAQGCDPLHRGHVLNDIMRIAVSSTDLDAGRCPESCSADAAVGNDETESGENLMEHDRLECSSVASQEAELTKTCENYIPEPRCVSESISYSMCSEVLDPDGTDCQDNGDSGDWMVYWDSYCMRNHFYNINTRTSTWYPPPGMEYLASIDAICKPNDVISEVMEIDVSTDSKATNFCGASKTDSFQESITHGVSQCQPNHEISGGIELSVDTSMSDTTLSTVTVSRCPVQSDEINENNNTCNDGNPSCFFSDVQDHIASIRNKIKQLISDDVCNSGLQSILAEQIDEQNTIELNNEPNEPNFCEETLKDCEDFDAFQILNTSSLSYTYTDEVYEDSNMHSGNEVLATNDLKMQLDPAVHKRKKKVRRKKIQRKLSNENKELLFQGLFKGFSADMGKYWYQRYLLFSRYDDGIKMDEEGWFSVTPELLARHHAERCGSDVIIDCFTGVGGNSIQFAQISKHVIAIDIDPTKIDYAQHNAAIYGVDDRIDFITGDFFRLAPKLKADTVFLSPPWGGPDYAKVKTYDMKTMLKPHDGYFLFNIAKEVASRIVMFLPRNVDINQLAEIALSGSQPWSLEVEKNFVNGKLKGITAYFSDMARR; encoded by the exons ATGGTGACTATGGCCGAACTGGAAGAGCAAGGTCCAGCCATGAGAGCTCTCGGCTCTATCTTCAAGCTCACCGAAGTCTTTCTCCA GGACGACGGCTCGAAGGAGACGAAAGACGGGTCCTTTTCCATGGGCCGGCCT AAACCAGCTGGCGACGGCGGCGATG AATGTGGGACTTTGCCGGAGGATATGGAGCTTACTAACCAGATGAATGCGCTGGGGCTTCCAGTCTCATTCAACGCTAATGAG AAGAGGAACAGAACGAAGGAAGGTAGAAGAGAGGGAATGCGCCTGAAGCAAACAGACAGTTCTCTGGACGTTGTAGGTGGAGCAATGGAGCCTTCCAAAGTGAGTGAGGGAGATGTTGTTTCTCCTACGATATTTGATGGTAGCACAAGCAGTTCTTTGTGTTGTATGCCAATGATGGGCCAAAGTGAATCATCTTCCTCTGATGTTGCAGCGGGTGCCGTTGAATTTCAGTGCCCTTCTGTTGAAGGAGATAATCCAGAAAATTCAACTGAGATTACTGGTGATGCTGTCGAAGAACAAGATCGTGATGGAATATTGGCCGTCGTTTGTAATGATGCTCAGGGTTGTGACCCTTTACACAGGGGCCATGTGCTCAATGACATAATGAGAATTGCAGTGAGCTCAACTGATTTAGATGCTGGACGTTGCCCTGAAAGCTGCTCAGCAGATGCTGCTGTTGGCAATGATGAGACAGAATCCGGTGAAAATTTGATGGAGCATGACCGCTTAGAGTGTTCATCAGTGGCTTCCCAAGAAGCAGAACTTACCAAAACATGCGAGAACTATATCCCTGAACCACGATGTGTTTCTGAGTCGATTTCATATTCCATGTGTTCAGAAGTGCTTGACCCTGATGGAACTGACTGCCAAGACAACGGTGATTCCGGAGACTGGATGGTATATTGGGATTCTTATTGCATGAGAAATCACTTCTATAATATCAATACACGTACTTCCACATGGTATCCACCCCCAGGCATGGAATATTTAGCATCTATTGATGCCATATGTAAGCCAAATGATGTGATTTCTGAAGTAATGGAGATTGATGTTAGCACTGATTCAAAGGCAACAAATTTTTGTGGTGCGAGTAAAACTGATTCATTTCAAGAATCAATTACTCATGGTGTTTCACAGTGTCAGCCAAATCATGAGATCTCCGGGGGGATTGAACTTTCTGTTGACACTTCTATGTCTGATACCACTTTGTCAACTGTCACTGTAAGCAGATGTCCGGTACAGTCAGATGAAATCAATGAGAACAATAACACCTGCAACGATGGGAACCCATCATGCTTCTTCTCAGATGTCCAGGATCATATCGCTAG TATCAGAAACAAAATCAAGCAGTTGATTTCTGATGATGTCTGCAACAGTGGTTTGCAATCAATTCTTGCTGAACAGATTGATGAACAAAATACTATTGAACTCAATAATGAGCCTAATGAACCTAATTTTTGTGAGGAAACTCTCAAAGATTGCGAAGATTTTGACGCGTTTCAAATATTAAATACAAGCAG CTTGTCCTATACATACACTGACGAAGTATATGAGGATAGTAATATGCATTCAGGAAATGAAGTTTTGGCAACAAACGATTTGAAAATGCAGCTTGACCCTGCTGTACATAAACGGAAGAAGAAagtgagaagaaagaaaattcagagaaaGTTATCTAATGAAAACAAAG AGCTTCTATTTCAAGGGTTGTTCAAAGGGTTTTCTGCTGATATGGGAAAATATTGGTATCAACGGTACCTATTATTCTCCAGATACGATGATGGTATAAAAATGGATGAGGAAGGATGGTTCTCTGTCACTCCAGAGCTTCTAGCTAGGCATCATGCAGAACGATGTGGTAGTGATGTCATCATTGATTGTTTTACTGGAGTTGGTGGGAATTCCATCCAATTTGCACAGAT AAGCAAACATGTAATTGCAATTGATATTGATCCAACGAAGATTGATTACGCACAGCATAATGCTGCCATCTATGGGGTTGATGACAGGATAGATTTCATAACGGGGGACTTTTTCCGCTTGGCACCAAAGCTAAAG GCAGACACGGTCTTTTTGTCACCCCCGTGGGGAGGACCTGATTATGCAAAAGTAAAGACATACGACATGAAGACAATGCTTAAGCCACATGATGG ATATTTTCTCTTTAACATTGCAAAGGAAGTTGCTTCTAGGATTGTCATGTTTCTCCCGAGAAATGTTGATATCAACCAATTAGCAGAGATCGCTCTATCTGGGTCTCAGCCATGGTCACTAGAG GTCGAGAAAAACTTCGTAAATGGCAAGTTGAAGGGGATAACTGCTTACTTTAGTGA CATGGCCAGGAGATGA